One genomic segment of Rhizobium gallicum bv. gallicum R602sp includes these proteins:
- a CDS encoding sulfurtransferase TusA family protein: MDAFSYDLRGLKCPLPVLKTRRKLSSMTSGALIRVETTDPLAGIDIPHFCKEDGHALLETVKTETGHRFLIRKR, from the coding sequence TTGGACGCCTTTTCCTATGACCTGCGGGGCCTGAAATGCCCCCTACCCGTGCTGAAGACCCGCCGCAAGCTTTCTTCCATGACAAGCGGCGCGCTGATTCGGGTAGAAACGACCGACCCGCTGGCTGGGATCGACATCCCTCATTTCTGTAAGGAAGACGGCCACGCGTTACTGGAAACGGTGAAAACCGAAACCGGTCACCGTTTCCTGATCCGCAAGCGATAA
- a CDS encoding M20 aminoacylase family protein, with product MPILNRAAEMQAEVAEWRRYIHARPELLFAVENTAAFVAGKLREFGVDEIVTGIGRTGVVGLIKGKGEGSRTIGLRADMDALPMTEITGKPWASTTPGKMHACGHDGHTAMLLGAAKYLAETRNFNGNIAVIFQPAEEGGGGGNLMVQDGMMERFSIEEVYGMHNLPGLPVGQFATRQGAIMAATDEFTVTIKGLGGHAAQPHRTIDPIAIGAQIVTNLQMIASRSADPLRSVVVSVTKFNAGFAHNVIPNDAQIAGTIRTLDAEVRDLAETRLKQIINGLAAAHGAQADISFHRNYPVTVNHATETTHAIAVASDIAGAANVNPEIDPMMGGEDFSYMLNARPGAFIFIGNGDSAGLHNPAYDFNDEVISHGISYWVRLAEQRLGA from the coding sequence ATGCCGATTTTAAACAGAGCCGCTGAAATGCAAGCCGAAGTGGCCGAATGGCGCCGCTATATCCACGCCCGGCCGGAGCTTCTTTTCGCGGTCGAAAACACGGCGGCCTTCGTTGCCGGCAAGCTCAGGGAGTTCGGCGTTGACGAAATTGTGACCGGCATCGGCCGCACCGGCGTGGTCGGCCTGATCAAGGGCAAGGGAGAGGGCAGCCGCACGATCGGCCTCCGCGCCGACATGGACGCCCTGCCGATGACGGAGATCACCGGCAAGCCCTGGGCCTCGACGACACCCGGCAAGATGCATGCCTGCGGACATGACGGCCACACGGCAATGCTGCTTGGCGCCGCGAAATATCTTGCCGAGACCCGCAACTTCAACGGCAACATCGCCGTAATCTTCCAGCCGGCCGAAGAGGGCGGCGGCGGCGGCAACCTGATGGTCCAGGACGGCATGATGGAGCGCTTCAGTATCGAGGAGGTGTACGGGATGCATAATCTGCCGGGCCTTCCCGTCGGGCAGTTCGCCACCCGCCAAGGCGCGATCATGGCGGCAACGGACGAGTTCACGGTGACAATCAAGGGCCTCGGCGGTCATGCCGCCCAGCCGCACCGTACGATCGACCCGATTGCGATCGGTGCGCAGATCGTCACCAACCTGCAGATGATCGCTTCGCGCAGTGCTGATCCCCTGCGTTCTGTCGTCGTCTCGGTTACCAAGTTCAATGCGGGTTTCGCCCACAACGTCATTCCGAATGACGCGCAGATCGCCGGCACGATCCGCACGCTCGACGCCGAAGTCCGTGATCTGGCGGAAACACGCTTGAAGCAGATCATCAACGGCCTGGCCGCTGCCCATGGCGCGCAGGCCGATATCAGTTTCCACCGCAACTATCCCGTCACCGTCAACCATGCCACCGAGACCACCCATGCGATTGCCGTCGCCAGCGACATAGCAGGCGCAGCAAACGTCAATCCTGAAATCGATCCGATGATGGGAGGCGAGGATTTCTCCTATATGCTCAACGCCCGTCCCGGCGCTTTCATCTTCATCGGCAACGGCGACAGCGCAGGCCTTCATAATCCGGCCTATGATTTTAACGACGAAGTCATTTCCCACGGCATCTCTTATTGGGTCCGCCTTGCCGAACAGCGTTTGGGCGCGTGA
- a CDS encoding D-alanyl-D-alanine carboxypeptidase family protein, producing the protein MSTRQKRLISFAATATAAFFFSVPLAQANPHILVDVQSGRVLEHEEAFRKWYPASLTKLMTAYTVFNAIRAGEISLETPIVISKQAAAQPAAKMYYKPGQKLTLDSALKILMIKSANDVAVAVAEAVAGTQDAFVLRMNSDAAKLGMSDSHFVNPNGLPGRGQYTTARDLAVLTVALRRDFPQYAGYFALEGFTNGKTNTANINLLIGRFAGADGMKTGFICASGFNQIGSATRNGRTIISVVLGTDSLAARADATANLLQKGFTTQFPAVDTLGSLKPYGLGQDQVTDLSADICSAKGAKVRSETRDEVGRMKVQSPYIQEMDHEPRYVFAGLIPGQEVQPDKMAKAEAIGDLANVPVPLPRPTSF; encoded by the coding sequence GTGTCAACGCGCCAGAAACGTTTGATTTCATTCGCAGCCACCGCTACCGCCGCTTTTTTCTTCTCGGTTCCGCTGGCGCAGGCCAATCCGCATATCCTCGTCGATGTCCAAAGCGGCCGCGTGCTGGAGCATGAAGAAGCCTTTCGCAAATGGTATCCGGCATCGCTGACAAAGCTGATGACGGCCTATACGGTGTTCAATGCAATCCGCGCCGGCGAGATCAGCCTCGAAACGCCGATCGTCATCAGCAAGCAGGCGGCTGCCCAGCCGGCTGCGAAAATGTATTACAAGCCGGGGCAGAAGCTGACGCTCGACAGCGCGTTGAAGATCCTCATGATCAAGTCGGCGAATGACGTCGCGGTTGCCGTGGCAGAGGCCGTCGCTGGGACCCAGGATGCCTTTGTCCTGCGCATGAATTCCGATGCAGCAAAGCTCGGCATGTCGGATTCGCATTTCGTCAATCCGAACGGCCTGCCAGGCAGGGGCCAATATACGACGGCGCGCGATCTCGCAGTCCTGACAGTCGCGTTACGGCGTGACTTCCCGCAATATGCGGGCTATTTCGCTCTTGAAGGCTTTACCAACGGCAAGACGAACACGGCCAATATCAATCTGCTGATCGGCCGTTTCGCCGGTGCGGACGGCATGAAGACCGGTTTCATCTGCGCGTCGGGCTTCAACCAGATCGGTTCGGCGACCCGGAACGGCCGCACCATCATTTCGGTCGTTCTGGGCACAGACAGCCTCGCGGCGCGTGCGGATGCGACGGCGAACCTGTTGCAGAAGGGCTTTACGACACAGTTTCCCGCAGTCGATACCTTGGGTTCGTTGAAACCCTACGGACTGGGGCAGGATCAGGTCACCGACTTGAGCGCCGATATCTGCAGTGCAAAGGGCGCCAAGGTGCGCAGCGAAACGCGCGACGAGGTCGGTCGCATGAAAGTGCAGTCGCCCTATATCCAGGAAATGGATCACGAGCCGCGCTACGTCTTTGCCGGCCTCATTCCCGGCCAGGAAGTCCAGCCGGACAAGATGGCAAAGGCCGAGGCAATCGGCGACCTTGCCAATGTGCCGGTACCGCTGCCGCGCCCGACGTCCTTCTAA
- a CDS encoding CobW family GTP-binding protein: protein MSSHHDTIPVTILTGFLGAGKSTLLNRILKDPAMKDAAVIINEFGDVGIDHLLVESSGDAIIELSDGCLCCTVRGELVDTLANLIDAVQTGRVKPVKRVVIETTGLADPAPVMQAIMGNPIIATNFELDGVVTVVDAVNGLQTLTNHEEARRQVAVADRLIVSKQAMASAELLSVLEARLRYLNPRAVPMDADSASAGSAEIFVNGLYNPATKIADVSRWLRDEDEHDDRHHHGHDHHHHGHDHQDPHDVNRHDASIRSFSIVEDKPIEPMALEMFIDLLRSAHGEKLLRMKAIVAVSDRPERPLVLHGVQNIFHPPVRLPAWPDPVDRRTRMVLITKDLPEDFVKNLFDAFLGKPRIDTPDRAALSDNPLAIPGMKI from the coding sequence ATGAGCAGTCATCACGACACGATCCCGGTCACGATCCTGACCGGCTTTCTTGGCGCCGGTAAGTCAACCTTGCTGAACCGCATCCTCAAGGATCCGGCGATGAAGGATGCCGCCGTTATCATCAACGAATTCGGCGATGTCGGCATCGACCATCTGCTCGTCGAAAGCTCGGGAGATGCGATCATCGAGCTTTCTGACGGCTGCCTTTGCTGCACGGTGCGCGGCGAGCTCGTCGATACGCTGGCAAACCTCATCGATGCGGTGCAGACCGGCCGGGTCAAGCCCGTGAAACGTGTCGTGATCGAGACTACCGGCCTTGCCGATCCGGCGCCGGTCATGCAGGCGATCATGGGCAACCCGATTATCGCCACCAATTTTGAGCTCGACGGCGTTGTCACGGTCGTTGACGCAGTCAATGGCCTTCAGACGCTCACCAATCACGAGGAGGCGCGCCGGCAAGTCGCAGTCGCCGATCGCCTCATCGTGTCGAAGCAGGCGATGGCATCCGCCGAGCTGTTGTCGGTGCTGGAGGCGCGGCTGCGATACCTCAATCCGCGCGCGGTGCCGATGGATGCTGACAGCGCATCCGCCGGTAGCGCGGAGATTTTCGTAAACGGTCTATACAACCCGGCAACGAAGATCGCCGACGTCAGCCGCTGGCTTCGCGACGAAGACGAGCATGATGATCGTCACCATCATGGCCACGATCACCACCACCATGGTCATGACCATCAAGATCCCCATGATGTGAACCGTCACGATGCGTCGATCCGGTCCTTCTCGATTGTCGAAGACAAGCCGATCGAGCCGATGGCGCTCGAGATGTTCATCGACCTATTGCGCTCCGCGCATGGCGAAAAGCTGCTGCGCATGAAGGCAATCGTTGCCGTTTCGGACAGGCCGGAGAGGCCCCTGGTCCTGCATGGCGTGCAGAATATCTTTCACCCGCCGGTGCGCCTTCCGGCCTGGCCGGATCCGGTCGACCGGCGAACGCGCATGGTACTGATCACCAAGGATCTGCCGGAGGATTTCGTGAAGAACCTCTTCGATGCATTTCTCGGAAAGCCGCGGATCGACACGCCCGATCGCGCGGCTCTCAGCGACAATCCGCTCGCCATTCCTGGCATGAAGATCTGA
- a CDS encoding L,D-transpeptidase family protein, whose translation MRIRHFAYVSLMALALAGCNDALDVTHTDLSKVKNKVEQPLPARILADMRTKGMDRNSPIMIRIFKEEGALEVWKAKTDNRFDKIADYKICAWSGRLGPKVKTGDRQAPEGFYNLTRANLNPNSKYYLAINTGFPNRYDAVNGRTGSDLMIHGACSSSGCYSMTDEQVLEIYAFARDAFKGGQATVQLQAFPFRMTAENMFKHRLNQNYDFWKMLKVGYDNFEVTKRPPEVNVCEKKYVFNQQLAQGSAAFNPAGQCPAMSTPPALASALAAYNKTYATDFARAERKFDGMAWYDPTEAERKAVVAKQRKGRELAYAPTGTSLEAGRMVKVAELEEMMSKPAAPAANATATAAATPAPASAPAQNDATAVAAVAPANVPVPTQNPLAFAPELPPQETAEATKKPFWKFWARN comes from the coding sequence ATGCGCATTCGTCATTTTGCCTATGTTTCGCTGATGGCACTGGCTCTTGCCGGCTGCAACGACGCTTTGGACGTCACCCATACTGATCTGTCGAAGGTCAAGAACAAGGTTGAGCAACCTCTGCCGGCACGTATCCTCGCCGATATGAGGACGAAAGGCATGGACCGCAATTCCCCGATCATGATCCGCATCTTCAAGGAAGAAGGCGCTCTCGAAGTTTGGAAGGCAAAGACGGACAACCGCTTCGACAAGATCGCGGATTACAAGATCTGCGCGTGGTCCGGCCGGCTGGGCCCGAAGGTCAAGACTGGCGACCGGCAGGCGCCTGAGGGCTTCTATAACCTGACGCGAGCGAACCTGAACCCGAACTCCAAATATTATCTGGCGATCAACACCGGCTTTCCGAACCGATACGACGCCGTCAACGGCCGCACAGGCTCGGACTTGATGATCCACGGCGCATGTTCGTCTTCCGGCTGCTATTCGATGACCGACGAGCAGGTTCTGGAAATCTACGCTTTCGCGCGTGATGCCTTCAAGGGCGGCCAGGCAACCGTTCAGCTGCAGGCTTTTCCCTTCCGCATGACGGCCGAAAACATGTTCAAGCATCGCCTGAACCAGAACTATGACTTCTGGAAGATGCTGAAGGTCGGCTACGACAATTTCGAGGTCACCAAGCGTCCGCCGGAAGTGAATGTCTGCGAGAAGAAATATGTCTTCAACCAGCAGTTGGCGCAGGGCAGCGCCGCCTTCAATCCGGCAGGCCAGTGCCCAGCGATGTCCACGCCGCCAGCGCTGGCCTCAGCACTTGCTGCCTATAACAAAACATACGCGACCGACTTCGCCAGGGCCGAAAGGAAGTTCGACGGCATGGCTTGGTACGACCCAACCGAAGCCGAGCGTAAAGCCGTCGTCGCCAAGCAGCGCAAGGGCCGTGAACTCGCTTATGCTCCGACCGGCACGTCGCTGGAGGCAGGCCGCATGGTCAAGGTAGCCGAACTTGAGGAAATGATGTCGAAGCCCGCTGCACCTGCGGCAAATGCGACGGCGACCGCCGCGGCAACACCGGCGCCGGCATCAGCCCCTGCTCAGAACGATGCGACGGCTGTTGCAGCGGTAGCACCTGCCAATGTCCCCGTTCCGACGCAGAACCCTCTGGCCTTCGCGCCGGAACTGCCTCCGCAGGAAACGGCAGAAGCCACCAAGAAGCCGTTCTGGAAATTCTGGGCCAGGAACTGA